One Megalopta genalis isolate 19385.01 chromosome 5, iyMegGena1_principal, whole genome shotgun sequence DNA window includes the following coding sequences:
- the Gcn2 gene encoding eukaryotic translation initiation factor 2 alpha kinase Gcn2 isoform X4: protein MGHSTKGSVVYAGVDMTTGELFAISEWTFKGNHDIDENNVQHITKQIGSLEQEMNHLNKLHHPNLVHYISMKYLLNGDETVVYILQEFVIGTSCSFFLLENIPVDIDLLRYLASGILFALKYLHDNNVVHKDLRDTSIYIDRTGIVKLSDYSLNKRLSDVYQTCAVVKPEQDFPSIQGRGGKKADIYRFGALMFSLLNGMIVSGDKINPAMISQPDLQDFLQKCLINDERKRWSAEQLLQHTFIKAPLARALSPPKIPRREEQENQEPDETDADIRQYVPPLGGHSRITNEFEGLEWLGKGAFGDVLKVKNKLDGGIYAIKRIELNPKNKQLNRKITREVKLLSRMNHENVVRYYNSWIESATITDETEKVYETPLGKKNKDLLNHLGTDDIEKLAPPLQDVEWNVSYKSRTNTTLPPDSDEDNSDASSDSDSDEDCAFLMRNLLRIDSSDSIEFERDSNFQESASSREENENGDASKSEETTREIQFMYIQMEFCEKSTLRTAIDGGLYEDRERVWRLFREIVEGLAHIHQQGMIHRDLKPVNIFLDSNDHVKIGDFGLATTNIFSTFVQTMEIDKESQTMEKGFSFGTEDVGSLTGQVGTALYVAPELTTKAVKAIYNQKVDIYSLGIILFEMCYKPLKTGMERITILLNLRSKEIILPPEMQQSEMARQTHILRWLLNHDPSQRPTSQELLSSEYLPPPRLEETELQEMIRRTLSNNQSKAYKYLISCCFTQEITPADDITYDMNLPSRGYINFLSWKKYQEGVKCKVIEIFQRHGGVHLDTPLLMPKSRQFYSFTDSGVRLMTRSGNIVCIPHDLRAPFARYVVWNNVLHIRRYAIEKVFREKKVLGFHPRELYECAFDIISPTANNFLMEAELIHIVWEVINELPQLQERNFTIRLNHTSLLKAVLIYCGIDPEKYHDIYSILRDARDGKFSRFQIQTHLISLCLTDQAMETLFNLLETESSIAKIHSVLKTITKRKGDAAALAKEGLKEIETVMENIESLGIKWTVVVVPLLVHNINQHSGTIYQITCEVKRRRKKCGEVIAAGGRYDKMLSSFRKLRMACKEAKQYGAGISISLDKLVSAVLETSESSDSKYGIDVAISCLGNPHREKEMIDLLKEFWSFGLKVTILDLASVEEILEYCREHSINQVVILKASERGGVRVHSWERDRYQEKKIANKEVGEFLQRLDTSIPILNRSESKASTNENYLSNNNPSNININFILSEKDKLSGSSRRSLKNSIFAQMSTYFQRIAHKVPIEIFAMYLEMSVIRTIISFLEIDEEDQDFLKSIQVIIDKHARHKKYIKEICEELRETRKEKLRPVLILYSLMDSQYMTLL from the exons ATGGGCCACAGTACCAAAGGATCTGTTGTCTATGCTGGTGTGGATATGACAACCGGTGAACTGTTCGCAATTAGCGAATGGACATTTAAAGGGAACCACGATATCGACGAAAATAATGTACAACATATTACTAAACAAATAGGAAGTCTCGAGCAAGAGATGAATCACTTAAATAAATTGCACCATCCGAATCTTGTACATTATATAAGTATGAAGTACTTGCTAAATGGAGATGAAACAGTTGTTTACATTCTTCAAGAATTTGTG ATAGGTACCAGCTGTTCTTTTTTCCTGTTGGAGAACATTCCTGTGGACATCGATCTTCTTCGTTATCTGGCTTCTGGGATTTTATTTGCTTTGAAGTACCTTCACGATAATAATGTTGTCCACAAAGACTTACGTGACACAAGCATCTACATTGATCGTACAGGAATAGTTAAACTATCGGACTATTCGCTCAACAAACGTTTGTCTGATGTTTATCAAACATGTGCAGTTGTCAAACCTGAACAAGATTTTCCCAGTATCCAAGGAAGAGGTGGAAAGAAAGCTGATATTTATCGTTTCGGCGCACTTATGTTCTCTTTGTTAAACGGAATGATCGTTTCTGGAGATAAAATTAACCCAGCAATGATCAGTCAG CCTGATCTTCAAGATTTCTTACAAAAGTGTCTCATCAACGATGAGCGGAAGCGTTGGTCCGCTGAACAACTGCTGCAACATACGTTCATAAAAGCTCCTCTAGCTCGAGCATTGTCACCACCAAAGATACCACGCAGAGAGGAACAGGAGAATCAAGAGCCTGATGAGACTGATGCAGACATTAGGCAGTATGTACCACCTTTGGGTGGTCACTCAAGAATTACAAATGAATTTGAGGGGCTCGAATGGCTTGGTAAAGGTGCCTTTGGTGATGTACTTAAAGTGAAAAACAAATTGGATGGTGGGATTTATGCTATCAAAAGAATCGAGCTTAACCCCAAGAACAAGCAGCTGAACAGAAAGATAACCAGGGAAGTGAAATTACTGTCGCGCATGAATCATGAAAATGTGGTGCGCTATTACAATTCTTGGATAGAGAGTGCTACTATAACTGATGAAACAGAGAAAGTATACGAAACGCCATTAGGAAAGAAGAACAAAGACTTGCTCAAC CATTTGGGCACAGACGATATCGAAAAATTGGCACCGCCGTTGCAAGATGTCGAATGGAATGTTTCATACAAATCTCGTACAAACACCACACTACCGCCGGATAGTGATGAAGACAACAGCGATGCATCTAGTGATAGCGACAGTGATGAAGATTGTGCGTTTTT AATGCGGAATTTGTTAAGAATAGACTCTTCCGACAGTATAGAATTTGAAAGGGATTCAAATTTCCAAGAATCTGCTTCGAGTAGAGAAGAGAATGAAAATGGAGATGCAAGTAAATCAGAAGAAACAACAAGAGAAATACAGTTTATGTACATTCAAATGGAGTTCTGTGAAAAGAGCACTCTTCGGACGGCCATCGATGGAGGTCTTTATGAGGACCGAGAAAGAGTATGGAGATTATTCCGAGAAATTGTTGAGGGCTTAGCGCACATTCACCAACAGGGCATGATACACAGGGATCTAAAACCAGTGAATATATTCTTGGACAGCAACGACCACGTTAAAATCGGAGATTTCGGTCTCGCTACTACAAATATTTTTTCAACGTTCGTACAGACCATGGAGATAGATAAAGAATCACAAACTATGGAAAAAG GATTCAGTTTTGGCACAGAAGACGTAGGCTCTTTAACAGGACAAGTGGGCACAGCATTGTACGTAGCGCCGGAACTAACGACGAAAGCAGTGAAAGCCATTTACAATCAAAAAGTCGACATTTATAGTCTGGgaataatattattcgaaatgtGTTACAAGCCACTGAAAACAGGAATGGAACGAATTACAATTTTACTCAACCTACGATCAAAAGAAATTATACTACCTCCAGAAATGCAGCAATCAGAAATGGCAAGACAAACTCATATCTTAcg GTGGTTATTGAACCATGATCCTAGTCAACGACCTACATCTCAAGAACTTCTCTCTTCGGAATACCTACCTCCCCCACGTCTCGAAGAAACCGAATTACAAGAAATGATTCGGCGCACATTATCCAACAATCAGAGCAAagcttataaatatttaatttcttgtTGCTTTACCCAAGAAATCACACCAGCCGACGATATTACATACGATATGAATTTACCTAGTAGAGGCTACATAAACTTCCTGTCTTGGAAAAAATACCAAGAAGGAGTGAAATGCAAAGTAATTGAAATTTTTCAGAGGCACGGCGGTGTTCATTTAGACACACCGCTTTTGATGCCAAAGTCGCGTCAGTTTTATAGTTTTACAGATTCCGGTGTTAGATTAATGACTCGTAGTGGAAACATTGTTTGTATACCTCACGATTTACGTGCACCTTTCGCAAGATACGTGGTATGGAATAATGTGCTGCATATAAGAAGATACGCTATCGAAAAAGTTTTTAGAGAGAAGAAG GTTCTGGGCTTTCATCCTCGAGAACTTTATGAATGTGCATTTGATATAATAAGTCCAACTGCCAATAATTTCTTAATGGAAGCTGAATTGATACACATTGTCTGGGAAGTCATCAATGAACTACCTCAATTACAAGAACGAAATTTCACTATCCGCCTGAACCATACTTCATTATTGAAAGCTGTATTAATATACTGTGGAATCGATCCAGAAAAATATCATgacatttattcaattttacgGGACGCACGCGATGGAAAGTTTTcaaggtttcaaatccaaacacaTCTAATAAGTCTTTGTCTGACTGATCAAGCAATGGAAACGTTATTTAATTTACTTGAGACTGAGAGTTCTATCGCTAAGATTCATAGTGTGTTGAAAACTATAACAAAAAGGAAAGGAGATGCTGCTGCATTAGCTAAGGAGGGTTTAAAAGAAATTGAGACTGTAATGGAAAATATTGAATCGTTAGGCATTAAG tGGACAGTAGTAGTAGTTCCTCTCCTAGTACATAATATAAATCAACACAGTGGTACAATCTATCAAATAACGTGCGAAGTTAAACGCCGTAGAAAAAAATGTGGAGAAGTAATAGCAGCAGGTGGACGTTACGACAAAATGTTGTCGTCTTTCCGAAAACTCCGAATGGCCTGCAAAGAAGCTAAACAATACGGTGCTGGAATCAGCATCTCATTGGATAAACTTGTATCAGCCGTTTTGGAGACATCAGAATCTTCTGACAGTAAATATGGAATCGATGTTGCAATTTCTTGCCTGGGCAATCCTCATCGAGAGAAAGAGATGATAGATCTTTTGAAAGAGTTTTGGAGTTTTGGATTAAAAGTTACAATTTTGGATTTGGCTTCCGTTGAGGAAATTCTTGAATATTGTAGAGAACATTCTATTAATCAAGTTGTTATTCTAAAAGCCAGTGAAAGAGGAGGCGTGAGAGTCCACAGTTGGGAACGGGATAGATatcaagaaaaaaaaatagccaataAAGAAGTTGgggaatttcttcaaagactgGATACATCGATACCTATTTTAAATAGATCTGAAAGTAAAGCATCAACAAATGAGAATTATTTAAGTAACAACAATCCAagtaatatcaatatcaattttattttgtctGAAAAGGACAAACTTTCTGGTAGTTCTAGAAGAAGTTTGAAGAATTCGATATTTGCACAGATGTCCACGTACTTTCAAAGAATCGCGCATAAAGTACCAATTGAAATTTTTGCAATGTACTTAGAAATGAGTGTGATTAGGACAATTATAAGTTTTTTAGAAATCGATGAGGAAGATCAGGATTTTTTGAAAAGCATACAAGTCATTATCGATAA ACATGCAAGACATAAAAAGTATATAAAGGAGATATGCGAGGAATTACGGGAAACGAGGAAAGAAAAATTACGACCTGTGTTAATACTATATAGCCTGATGGATAGTCAATATATGACTCTTTTATAG
- the Gcn2 gene encoding eukaryotic translation initiation factor 2 alpha kinase Gcn2 isoform X2, whose product MSGPAEVHAQIDLHVTCSDIYPDEAPHIELQNSKGLSHQQVDTLNTELMNLTKQLQGEVMIFELCQHVQKYLHENQKPSYRSFYEEMVSRRQEKIELEMVEKQLKEDKARQVLQDQIQKRQEVLKAEIRNRKESIRLNNDRSDNPSQSISSSPQERTRVYSRRRCASSSESTDGFLCEHTGTKSLHFDHNKDERDVYRGKCMGHSTKGSVVYAGVDMTTGELFAISEWTFKGNHDIDENNVQHITKQIGSLEQEMNHLNKLHHPNLVHYISMKYLLNGDETVVYILQEFVIGTSCSFFLLENIPVDIDLLRYLASGILFALKYLHDNNVVHKDLRDTSIYIDRTGIVKLSDYSLNKRLSDVYQTCAVVKPEQDFPSIQGRGGKKADIYRFGALMFSLLNGMIVSGDKINPAMISQPDLQDFLQKCLINDERKRWSAEQLLQHTFIKAPLARALSPPKIPRREEQENQEPDETDADIRQYVPPLGGHSRITNEFEGLEWLGKGAFGDVLKVKNKLDGGIYAIKRIELNPKNKQLNRKITREVKLLSRMNHENVVRYYNSWIESATITDETEKVYETPLGKKNKDLLNHLGTDDIEKLAPPLQDVEWNVSYKSRTNTTLPPDSDEDNSDASSDSDSDEDCAFLMRNLLRIDSSDSIEFERDSNFQESASSREENENGDASKSEETTREIQFMYIQMEFCEKSTLRTAIDGGLYEDRERVWRLFREIVEGLAHIHQQGMIHRDLKPVNIFLDSNDHVKIGDFGLATTNIFSTFVQTMEIDKESQTMEKGFSFGTEDVGSLTGQVGTALYVAPELTTKAVKAIYNQKVDIYSLGIILFEMCYKPLKTGMERITILLNLRSKEIILPPEMQQSEMARQTHILRWLLNHDPSQRPTSQELLSSEYLPPPRLEETELQEMIRRTLSNNQSKAYKYLISCCFTQEITPADDITYDMNLPSRGYINFLSWKKYQEGVKCKVIEIFQRHGGVHLDTPLLMPKSRQFYSFTDSGVRLMTRSGNIVCIPHDLRAPFARYVVWNNVLHIRRYAIEKVFREKKVLGFHPRELYECAFDIISPTANNFLMEAELIHIVWEVINELPQLQERNFTIRLNHTSLLKAVLIYCGIDPEKYHDIYSILRDARDGKFSRFQIQTHLISLCLTDQAMETLFNLLETESSIAKIHSVLKTITKRKGDAAALAKEGLKEIETVMENIESLGIKWTVVVVPLLVHNINQHSGTIYQITCEVKRRRKKCGEVIAAGGRYDKMLSSFRKLRMACKEAKQYGAGISISLDKLVSAVLETSESSDSKYGIDVAISCLGNPHREKEMIDLLKEFWSFGLKVTILDLASVEEILEYCREHSINQVVILKASERGGVRVHSWERDRYQEKKIANKEVGEFLQRLDTSIPILNRSESKASTNENYLSNNNPSNININFILSEKDKLSGSSRRSLKNSIFAQMSTYFQRIAHKVPIEIFAMYLEMSVIRTIISFLEIDEEDQDFLKSIQVIIDKHARHKKYIKEICEELRETRKEKLRPVLILYSLMDSQYMTLL is encoded by the exons GTATTGCAGGATCAAATTCAAAAGAGACAAGAGGTTTTAAAAGCTGAGATTCGTAACCGAAAAGAGTCGATTCGCTTGAATAATGATCGTTCAGACAATCCGTCGCAATCGATATCGTCGTCTCCGCAAGAGAGGACACGTGTTTATTCTCGAAGAAGATGCGCTAGTAGTTCCGAAAGTACTGATGGCTTTTTATGCGAGCATACAGGCACAAAATCGTTGCACTTCGATCACAATAAAG ATGAACGGGATGTATATAGAGGAAAATGCATGGGCCACAGTACCAAAGGATCTGTTGTCTATGCTGGTGTGGATATGACAACCGGTGAACTGTTCGCAATTAGCGAATGGACATTTAAAGGGAACCACGATATCGACGAAAATAATGTACAACATATTACTAAACAAATAGGAAGTCTCGAGCAAGAGATGAATCACTTAAATAAATTGCACCATCCGAATCTTGTACATTATATAAGTATGAAGTACTTGCTAAATGGAGATGAAACAGTTGTTTACATTCTTCAAGAATTTGTG ATAGGTACCAGCTGTTCTTTTTTCCTGTTGGAGAACATTCCTGTGGACATCGATCTTCTTCGTTATCTGGCTTCTGGGATTTTATTTGCTTTGAAGTACCTTCACGATAATAATGTTGTCCACAAAGACTTACGTGACACAAGCATCTACATTGATCGTACAGGAATAGTTAAACTATCGGACTATTCGCTCAACAAACGTTTGTCTGATGTTTATCAAACATGTGCAGTTGTCAAACCTGAACAAGATTTTCCCAGTATCCAAGGAAGAGGTGGAAAGAAAGCTGATATTTATCGTTTCGGCGCACTTATGTTCTCTTTGTTAAACGGAATGATCGTTTCTGGAGATAAAATTAACCCAGCAATGATCAGTCAG CCTGATCTTCAAGATTTCTTACAAAAGTGTCTCATCAACGATGAGCGGAAGCGTTGGTCCGCTGAACAACTGCTGCAACATACGTTCATAAAAGCTCCTCTAGCTCGAGCATTGTCACCACCAAAGATACCACGCAGAGAGGAACAGGAGAATCAAGAGCCTGATGAGACTGATGCAGACATTAGGCAGTATGTACCACCTTTGGGTGGTCACTCAAGAATTACAAATGAATTTGAGGGGCTCGAATGGCTTGGTAAAGGTGCCTTTGGTGATGTACTTAAAGTGAAAAACAAATTGGATGGTGGGATTTATGCTATCAAAAGAATCGAGCTTAACCCCAAGAACAAGCAGCTGAACAGAAAGATAACCAGGGAAGTGAAATTACTGTCGCGCATGAATCATGAAAATGTGGTGCGCTATTACAATTCTTGGATAGAGAGTGCTACTATAACTGATGAAACAGAGAAAGTATACGAAACGCCATTAGGAAAGAAGAACAAAGACTTGCTCAAC CATTTGGGCACAGACGATATCGAAAAATTGGCACCGCCGTTGCAAGATGTCGAATGGAATGTTTCATACAAATCTCGTACAAACACCACACTACCGCCGGATAGTGATGAAGACAACAGCGATGCATCTAGTGATAGCGACAGTGATGAAGATTGTGCGTTTTT AATGCGGAATTTGTTAAGAATAGACTCTTCCGACAGTATAGAATTTGAAAGGGATTCAAATTTCCAAGAATCTGCTTCGAGTAGAGAAGAGAATGAAAATGGAGATGCAAGTAAATCAGAAGAAACAACAAGAGAAATACAGTTTATGTACATTCAAATGGAGTTCTGTGAAAAGAGCACTCTTCGGACGGCCATCGATGGAGGTCTTTATGAGGACCGAGAAAGAGTATGGAGATTATTCCGAGAAATTGTTGAGGGCTTAGCGCACATTCACCAACAGGGCATGATACACAGGGATCTAAAACCAGTGAATATATTCTTGGACAGCAACGACCACGTTAAAATCGGAGATTTCGGTCTCGCTACTACAAATATTTTTTCAACGTTCGTACAGACCATGGAGATAGATAAAGAATCACAAACTATGGAAAAAG GATTCAGTTTTGGCACAGAAGACGTAGGCTCTTTAACAGGACAAGTGGGCACAGCATTGTACGTAGCGCCGGAACTAACGACGAAAGCAGTGAAAGCCATTTACAATCAAAAAGTCGACATTTATAGTCTGGgaataatattattcgaaatgtGTTACAAGCCACTGAAAACAGGAATGGAACGAATTACAATTTTACTCAACCTACGATCAAAAGAAATTATACTACCTCCAGAAATGCAGCAATCAGAAATGGCAAGACAAACTCATATCTTAcg GTGGTTATTGAACCATGATCCTAGTCAACGACCTACATCTCAAGAACTTCTCTCTTCGGAATACCTACCTCCCCCACGTCTCGAAGAAACCGAATTACAAGAAATGATTCGGCGCACATTATCCAACAATCAGAGCAAagcttataaatatttaatttcttgtTGCTTTACCCAAGAAATCACACCAGCCGACGATATTACATACGATATGAATTTACCTAGTAGAGGCTACATAAACTTCCTGTCTTGGAAAAAATACCAAGAAGGAGTGAAATGCAAAGTAATTGAAATTTTTCAGAGGCACGGCGGTGTTCATTTAGACACACCGCTTTTGATGCCAAAGTCGCGTCAGTTTTATAGTTTTACAGATTCCGGTGTTAGATTAATGACTCGTAGTGGAAACATTGTTTGTATACCTCACGATTTACGTGCACCTTTCGCAAGATACGTGGTATGGAATAATGTGCTGCATATAAGAAGATACGCTATCGAAAAAGTTTTTAGAGAGAAGAAG GTTCTGGGCTTTCATCCTCGAGAACTTTATGAATGTGCATTTGATATAATAAGTCCAACTGCCAATAATTTCTTAATGGAAGCTGAATTGATACACATTGTCTGGGAAGTCATCAATGAACTACCTCAATTACAAGAACGAAATTTCACTATCCGCCTGAACCATACTTCATTATTGAAAGCTGTATTAATATACTGTGGAATCGATCCAGAAAAATATCATgacatttattcaattttacgGGACGCACGCGATGGAAAGTTTTcaaggtttcaaatccaaacacaTCTAATAAGTCTTTGTCTGACTGATCAAGCAATGGAAACGTTATTTAATTTACTTGAGACTGAGAGTTCTATCGCTAAGATTCATAGTGTGTTGAAAACTATAACAAAAAGGAAAGGAGATGCTGCTGCATTAGCTAAGGAGGGTTTAAAAGAAATTGAGACTGTAATGGAAAATATTGAATCGTTAGGCATTAAG tGGACAGTAGTAGTAGTTCCTCTCCTAGTACATAATATAAATCAACACAGTGGTACAATCTATCAAATAACGTGCGAAGTTAAACGCCGTAGAAAAAAATGTGGAGAAGTAATAGCAGCAGGTGGACGTTACGACAAAATGTTGTCGTCTTTCCGAAAACTCCGAATGGCCTGCAAAGAAGCTAAACAATACGGTGCTGGAATCAGCATCTCATTGGATAAACTTGTATCAGCCGTTTTGGAGACATCAGAATCTTCTGACAGTAAATATGGAATCGATGTTGCAATTTCTTGCCTGGGCAATCCTCATCGAGAGAAAGAGATGATAGATCTTTTGAAAGAGTTTTGGAGTTTTGGATTAAAAGTTACAATTTTGGATTTGGCTTCCGTTGAGGAAATTCTTGAATATTGTAGAGAACATTCTATTAATCAAGTTGTTATTCTAAAAGCCAGTGAAAGAGGAGGCGTGAGAGTCCACAGTTGGGAACGGGATAGATatcaagaaaaaaaaatagccaataAAGAAGTTGgggaatttcttcaaagactgGATACATCGATACCTATTTTAAATAGATCTGAAAGTAAAGCATCAACAAATGAGAATTATTTAAGTAACAACAATCCAagtaatatcaatatcaattttattttgtctGAAAAGGACAAACTTTCTGGTAGTTCTAGAAGAAGTTTGAAGAATTCGATATTTGCACAGATGTCCACGTACTTTCAAAGAATCGCGCATAAAGTACCAATTGAAATTTTTGCAATGTACTTAGAAATGAGTGTGATTAGGACAATTATAAGTTTTTTAGAAATCGATGAGGAAGATCAGGATTTTTTGAAAAGCATACAAGTCATTATCGATAA ACATGCAAGACATAAAAAGTATATAAAGGAGATATGCGAGGAATTACGGGAAACGAGGAAAGAAAAATTACGACCTGTGTTAATACTATATAGCCTGATGGATAGTCAATATATGACTCTTTTATAG